A single region of the Etheostoma cragini isolate CJK2018 chromosome 3, CSU_Ecrag_1.0, whole genome shotgun sequence genome encodes:
- the sgsm2 gene encoding small G protein signaling modulator 2 isoform X2 — MESSTEEEYKEKLLWNVKREVKQIMEEAVTKKFVHEDSSHIIALCTAIEACLSHLLKRRAAGFLRSDKIAALFTKVGKVYDTAGEVCRKVQEQLQQQGDLTRRSQSVGHEPLRRQGSSTTSRPPQPLSAQAIKHIWVRTALFEKVLDKIVQYIVDNSSKYYEREALMHDLVFGPILAVLLVGPCALEYTKLKTSDHFWTDPSANELVQRHRIHGAHRGQDTSAGRRPALGIRKRQSSGSMSDDRFAASAREYVESLHQNSRTHLLYGKNNVLVQPKKDMEVLRGYFSLHQAGDDLTLKWTPNKLINGTLGDCDLEKSIYWDYALTVPLRQIVCIHCHQRPDCGGTLVLVSQDGIQRPPLHFPPGGHLLAFLACLETGLLPRGQLEPPLWSQKGKGKVFPKLKKRSSTARLIDQDRNGEEPTAADYVFRIVYPGYRYDAITINYHHTTGSRAPSLDDDEEEEDRLHAMISMICSRNLTDPNIMKDHGEMLEMQGFGGSPSSWQQAGVPTLESQCQSCSTAGSNVSFDYPAGCTCIHDPLDIHTIPLKMLCQNMKRQIVSRAFYGWLAYCRHLSTVRTHLSALVNHNIVPPDRPCEASGGLSKEVWSKYQKDCKNYKELELLRLVYYGGVQHDIRKEVWPFLLGHYKFGMGKKDMSQIDVKISERYQHVMREWKACEVIVKQREKEMQSAIFAKLSSGSSIDSHVLRLVHRDSTLSNEVFMSVDEPDAGSQETPSGEDSTPTMTTLVPPAALPPEERPLVEFDSPDSGLPSSRNYSVTSAHSQILSSIDDGQSTEEEGGGGEEGRTSGVLGRRQDSLTEDRLCSQLDKLVTNGAAAEAISPSLSSYTIELLDTVALNLHRIDKDVQRCDRNYYYFTTANLEKLRNIMCSYVWEHLEMGYVQGMCDLLAPLMVILDDECLAYSCFTQLMKRMSQNFPNGGAMDTHFANMRSLIQILDSELFELMQQNGDYTHFYFCYRWFLLDFKRELLYEDVFAVWEVIWVAPRISSQHFVLFLALALVTVYREIIVDNNMDFTDIIKFFNEMAERHDVQHILKIARELVHKVQSLMDNK; from the exons CTGCTATTGAGGCCTGCCTGAGTCACTTGCTGAAGAGACGGGCAGCTGGTTTTCTCCGCAGCGACAAGATCGCCGCCCTCTTCACCAAAGTCGGCAAAGTCTACGATACTGCTGGCGAGGTTTGCCGTAAGGTGCAGGAGCAACTCCAGCAGCAGGGTGATCTCACCAG GAGAAGCCAGAGTGTGGGCCATGAACCTCTGAGAAGACAGGGCTCCTCCACAACCAGCCGCCCCCCTCAGCCCCTCTCTGCCCAGGCCATCAAACACATCTGGGTCAGAACGGCTCTTTTTGAGAAAGTTCTGGACAAGATAGTTCAGTACATAGTGGACAACTCCAG TAAATACTATGAGAGGGAAGCTCTGATGCACGACTTAGTCTTCGGGCCCATCTTGGCAGTCCTACTGG TTGGGCCTTGTGCTCTAGAATACACCAAACTGAAGACGTCAGATCATTTCTGGACTGACCCTTCAGCCAACGAGCTAGTTCAGCGCCACCGCATCCACGGGGCCCACCGGGGCCAGGACACATCGGCCGGCCGCCGGCCTGCTCTGGGG ATCCGCAAGAGGCAGTCCAGTGGCAGCATGTCAGATGACAGGTTTGCTGCATCAGCAAGAGAGTATGTGGAGTCTCTTCACCAAAACTCCAGAACGCACCTTCTCTACGGCAAAAACAACGTCCTGGTACAACCG AAGAAGGACATGGAGGTGTTGCGGGGCTACTTCTCACTCCATCAAGCTGGCGATGACCTCACCCTCAAGTGGACACCCAACAAGCTCATCAACGGCACGCTGGGAGACTGTGACCTGGAGAAGAG TATCTACTGGGACTATGCACTGACGGTCCCGCTGCGCCAGATAGTCTGTATCCACTGTCACCAACGGC CTGATTGTGGTGGTACACTGGTTCTGGTTAGTCAGGATGGAATCCAGCGGCCGCCTCTCCACTTCCCCCCTGGTGGTCATCTCCTGGCCTTCCTCGCCTGTCTGGAAACAGGCCTTTTACCGCGGGGTCAGCTGGAGCCCCCCCTCTGGTCCCAGAAAGGCAAG GGGAAAGTGTTCCCTAAACTGAAGAAGAGGAGCAGTACTGCCAGGCTCATCGACCAGGACAGGAACGGTGAGGAGCCCACAGCTGCTGACTACGTGTTTCGCATCGTCTATCCTGGGTACCGCTACGACGCCA TCACTATAAACTACCACCACACCACGGGCAGCCGCGCTCCGTCGCTGGACGACgacgaggaagaggaagataGGCTCCATGCTATGATCTCAATGATCTGCTCGCGGAACCTCACAGACCCTAATATCATGAAAG ACCACGGGGAGATGTTGGAGATGCAGGGTTTTGGAGGCAGCCCGTCGTCGTGGCAACAGGCCGGAGTACCCACTCTGGAATCACAGTGCCAGTCCTGCTCCACGGCTGGCAGCAACGTGTCGTTCGACTACCCGGCCGGCTGTACCTGCATACACGACCCACTAGACATTCACAC AATTCCTCTTAAGATGCTTTGCCAGAACATGAAGAGGCAGATAGTCTCCAGAGCCTTTTATGGAT GGCTGGCCTACTGTCGACACCTGTCCACTGTGCGGACTCACCTGTCAGCTCTAGTCAACCACAACATCGTCCCTCCAGACAGACCCTGCGAGGCGTCCGGGGGCCTCAGCAAGGAGGTGTGGAGCAAGTACCAGAAAGACTGCAAG aactaTAAGGAGCTGGAGCTGCTAAGGCTGGTTTATTATGGTGGGGTGCAACATGACATAAGGAAGGAGGTCTGGCCTTTCCTGCTGGGGCACTACAAGTTTGGCATGGGCAAAAAGGACATGAGCCAG atTGATGTAAAGATCAGTGAGCGTTACCAGCATGTGATGCGGGAGTGGAAGGCCTGTGAGGTGATTGTCAAGCAGAGGGAAAAGGAGATGCAGTCGGCCATCTTTGCCAAGCTGTCGTCAGGCAGCAGCATCGACAGTCACGTCCTGCGACTCGTTCACAGAGACTCCACACTCAGCAATGAG GTGTTTATGTCTGTGGATGAGCCGGATGCAGGGAGCCAGGAGACCCCCAGTGGAGAGGACAGCACCCCCACCATGACCACCCTGGTTCCCCCTGCAGCCCTCCCCCCAGAGGAGCGACCTCTGGTGGAGTTTGACTCCCCTGACTCGGGTCTCCCTTCCTCCAGAAACTACTCAGTGACCTCTGCTCATTCCCAGATCCTGTCCAGCATAGACGACGGTCAAAGcacagaggaggaaggggggggcGGGGAGGAGGGCAGGACTTCGGGTGTGCTGGGGCGGCGTCAGGACTCTCTCACTGAGGACCGGCTGTGCAGTCAGCTGGACAAACTGGTGACCAATGGAGCAGCTGCGGAGGCGATATCCCCTTCACTCTCCTCATATACG ATCGAGCTGTTGGACACAGTCGCCCTCAACCTCCACAGGATAGACAAAGATGTGCAGCGCTGCGACCGCAACTACTATTACTTCACCACAGCCAACCTGGAGAAACTACGCAACATCATGTGCAG CTATGTGTGGGAGCATTTAGAGATGGGCTACGTTCAGGGCATGTGTGACCTGCTCGCACCGCTCATGGTCATCCTGGATGATG agtgCCTGGCGTACAGTTGTTTCACTCAGCTAATGAAGAGGATGAGTCAGAACTTCCCTAATGGCGGAGCCATGGACACACACTTCGCCAACATGAGGTCACTGATCCAG ATCCTGGACTCTGAGCTGTTTGAACTGATGCAGCAGAATGGAGATTACACTCACTTCTACTTCTGTTACCGTTGGTTCCTGCTGGACTTCAAGAGAG agctcTTGTACGAGGATGTGTTTGCCGTGTGGGAGGTGATCTGGGTGGCTCCCAGGATTTCCTCGCAGCACTTTGTCCTCTTCCTGGCCTTGGCCCTGGTCACAGTCTACCGTGAGATCATCGTGGACAACAACATGGACTTCACTGACATCATTAAGTTCTTCAATG AGATGGCTGAGCGTCATGATGTCCAACATATCTTGAAAATAGCACGTGAGCTGGTGCACAAAGTTCAGTCTCTGATGGACAACAAGTGA
- the sgsm2 gene encoding small G protein signaling modulator 2 isoform X1, translating to MESSTEEEYKEKLLWNVKREVKQIMEEAVTKKFVHEDSSHIIALCTAIEACLSHLLKRRAAGFLRSDKIAALFTKVGKVYDTAGEVCRKVQEQLQQQGDLTRRSQSVGHEPLRRQGSSTTSRPPQPLSAQAIKHIWVRTALFEKVLDKIVQYIVDNSSKYYEREALMHDLVFGPILAVLLVGPCALEYTKLKTSDHFWTDPSANELVQRHRIHGAHRGQDTSAGRRPALGIRKRQSSGSMSDDRFAASAREYVESLHQNSRTHLLYGKNNVLVQPKKDMEVLRGYFSLHQAGDDLTLKWTPNKLINGTLGDCDLEKSIYWDYALTVPLRQIVCIHCHQRPDCGGTLVLVSQDGIQRPPLHFPPGGHLLAFLACLETGLLPRGQLEPPLWSQKGKGKVFPKLKKRSSTARLIDQDRNGEEPTAADYVFRIVYPGYRYDATVTINYHHTTGSRAPSLDDDEEEEDRLHAMISMICSRNLTDPNIMKDHGEMLEMQGFGGSPSSWQQAGVPTLESQCQSCSTAGSNVSFDYPAGCTCIHDPLDIHTIPLKMLCQNMKRQIVSRAFYGWLAYCRHLSTVRTHLSALVNHNIVPPDRPCEASGGLSKEVWSKYQKDCKNYKELELLRLVYYGGVQHDIRKEVWPFLLGHYKFGMGKKDMSQIDVKISERYQHVMREWKACEVIVKQREKEMQSAIFAKLSSGSSIDSHVLRLVHRDSTLSNEVFMSVDEPDAGSQETPSGEDSTPTMTTLVPPAALPPEERPLVEFDSPDSGLPSSRNYSVTSAHSQILSSIDDGQSTEEEGGGGEEGRTSGVLGRRQDSLTEDRLCSQLDKLVTNGAAAEAISPSLSSYTIELLDTVALNLHRIDKDVQRCDRNYYYFTTANLEKLRNIMCSYVWEHLEMGYVQGMCDLLAPLMVILDDECLAYSCFTQLMKRMSQNFPNGGAMDTHFANMRSLIQILDSELFELMQQNGDYTHFYFCYRWFLLDFKRELLYEDVFAVWEVIWVAPRISSQHFVLFLALALVTVYREIIVDNNMDFTDIIKFFNEMAERHDVQHILKIARELVHKVQSLMDNK from the exons CTGCTATTGAGGCCTGCCTGAGTCACTTGCTGAAGAGACGGGCAGCTGGTTTTCTCCGCAGCGACAAGATCGCCGCCCTCTTCACCAAAGTCGGCAAAGTCTACGATACTGCTGGCGAGGTTTGCCGTAAGGTGCAGGAGCAACTCCAGCAGCAGGGTGATCTCACCAG GAGAAGCCAGAGTGTGGGCCATGAACCTCTGAGAAGACAGGGCTCCTCCACAACCAGCCGCCCCCCTCAGCCCCTCTCTGCCCAGGCCATCAAACACATCTGGGTCAGAACGGCTCTTTTTGAGAAAGTTCTGGACAAGATAGTTCAGTACATAGTGGACAACTCCAG TAAATACTATGAGAGGGAAGCTCTGATGCACGACTTAGTCTTCGGGCCCATCTTGGCAGTCCTACTGG TTGGGCCTTGTGCTCTAGAATACACCAAACTGAAGACGTCAGATCATTTCTGGACTGACCCTTCAGCCAACGAGCTAGTTCAGCGCCACCGCATCCACGGGGCCCACCGGGGCCAGGACACATCGGCCGGCCGCCGGCCTGCTCTGGGG ATCCGCAAGAGGCAGTCCAGTGGCAGCATGTCAGATGACAGGTTTGCTGCATCAGCAAGAGAGTATGTGGAGTCTCTTCACCAAAACTCCAGAACGCACCTTCTCTACGGCAAAAACAACGTCCTGGTACAACCG AAGAAGGACATGGAGGTGTTGCGGGGCTACTTCTCACTCCATCAAGCTGGCGATGACCTCACCCTCAAGTGGACACCCAACAAGCTCATCAACGGCACGCTGGGAGACTGTGACCTGGAGAAGAG TATCTACTGGGACTATGCACTGACGGTCCCGCTGCGCCAGATAGTCTGTATCCACTGTCACCAACGGC CTGATTGTGGTGGTACACTGGTTCTGGTTAGTCAGGATGGAATCCAGCGGCCGCCTCTCCACTTCCCCCCTGGTGGTCATCTCCTGGCCTTCCTCGCCTGTCTGGAAACAGGCCTTTTACCGCGGGGTCAGCTGGAGCCCCCCCTCTGGTCCCAGAAAGGCAAG GGGAAAGTGTTCCCTAAACTGAAGAAGAGGAGCAGTACTGCCAGGCTCATCGACCAGGACAGGAACGGTGAGGAGCCCACAGCTGCTGACTACGTGTTTCGCATCGTCTATCCTGGGTACCGCTACGACGCCA CAGTCACTATAAACTACCACCACACCACGGGCAGCCGCGCTCCGTCGCTGGACGACgacgaggaagaggaagataGGCTCCATGCTATGATCTCAATGATCTGCTCGCGGAACCTCACAGACCCTAATATCATGAAAG ACCACGGGGAGATGTTGGAGATGCAGGGTTTTGGAGGCAGCCCGTCGTCGTGGCAACAGGCCGGAGTACCCACTCTGGAATCACAGTGCCAGTCCTGCTCCACGGCTGGCAGCAACGTGTCGTTCGACTACCCGGCCGGCTGTACCTGCATACACGACCCACTAGACATTCACAC AATTCCTCTTAAGATGCTTTGCCAGAACATGAAGAGGCAGATAGTCTCCAGAGCCTTTTATGGAT GGCTGGCCTACTGTCGACACCTGTCCACTGTGCGGACTCACCTGTCAGCTCTAGTCAACCACAACATCGTCCCTCCAGACAGACCCTGCGAGGCGTCCGGGGGCCTCAGCAAGGAGGTGTGGAGCAAGTACCAGAAAGACTGCAAG aactaTAAGGAGCTGGAGCTGCTAAGGCTGGTTTATTATGGTGGGGTGCAACATGACATAAGGAAGGAGGTCTGGCCTTTCCTGCTGGGGCACTACAAGTTTGGCATGGGCAAAAAGGACATGAGCCAG atTGATGTAAAGATCAGTGAGCGTTACCAGCATGTGATGCGGGAGTGGAAGGCCTGTGAGGTGATTGTCAAGCAGAGGGAAAAGGAGATGCAGTCGGCCATCTTTGCCAAGCTGTCGTCAGGCAGCAGCATCGACAGTCACGTCCTGCGACTCGTTCACAGAGACTCCACACTCAGCAATGAG GTGTTTATGTCTGTGGATGAGCCGGATGCAGGGAGCCAGGAGACCCCCAGTGGAGAGGACAGCACCCCCACCATGACCACCCTGGTTCCCCCTGCAGCCCTCCCCCCAGAGGAGCGACCTCTGGTGGAGTTTGACTCCCCTGACTCGGGTCTCCCTTCCTCCAGAAACTACTCAGTGACCTCTGCTCATTCCCAGATCCTGTCCAGCATAGACGACGGTCAAAGcacagaggaggaaggggggggcGGGGAGGAGGGCAGGACTTCGGGTGTGCTGGGGCGGCGTCAGGACTCTCTCACTGAGGACCGGCTGTGCAGTCAGCTGGACAAACTGGTGACCAATGGAGCAGCTGCGGAGGCGATATCCCCTTCACTCTCCTCATATACG ATCGAGCTGTTGGACACAGTCGCCCTCAACCTCCACAGGATAGACAAAGATGTGCAGCGCTGCGACCGCAACTACTATTACTTCACCACAGCCAACCTGGAGAAACTACGCAACATCATGTGCAG CTATGTGTGGGAGCATTTAGAGATGGGCTACGTTCAGGGCATGTGTGACCTGCTCGCACCGCTCATGGTCATCCTGGATGATG agtgCCTGGCGTACAGTTGTTTCACTCAGCTAATGAAGAGGATGAGTCAGAACTTCCCTAATGGCGGAGCCATGGACACACACTTCGCCAACATGAGGTCACTGATCCAG ATCCTGGACTCTGAGCTGTTTGAACTGATGCAGCAGAATGGAGATTACACTCACTTCTACTTCTGTTACCGTTGGTTCCTGCTGGACTTCAAGAGAG agctcTTGTACGAGGATGTGTTTGCCGTGTGGGAGGTGATCTGGGTGGCTCCCAGGATTTCCTCGCAGCACTTTGTCCTCTTCCTGGCCTTGGCCCTGGTCACAGTCTACCGTGAGATCATCGTGGACAACAACATGGACTTCACTGACATCATTAAGTTCTTCAATG AGATGGCTGAGCGTCATGATGTCCAACATATCTTGAAAATAGCACGTGAGCTGGTGCACAAAGTTCAGTCTCTGATGGACAACAAGTGA
- the sgsm2 gene encoding small G protein signaling modulator 2 isoform X3, with protein MESSTEEEYKEKLLWNVKREVKQIMEEAVTKKFVHEDSSHIIALCTAIEACLSHLLKRRAAGFLRSDKIAALFTKVGKVYDTAGEVCRKVQEQLQQQGDLTRRSQSVGHEPLRRQGSSTTSRPPQPLSAQAIKHIWVRTALFEKVLDKIVQYIVDNSSKYYEREALMHDLVFGPILAVLLVGPCALEYTKLKTSDHFWTDPSANELVQRHRIHGAHRGQDTSAGRRPALGIRKRQSSGSMSDDRFAASAREYVESLHQNSRTHLLYGKNNVLVQPKKDMEVLRGYFSLHQAGDDLTLKWTPNKLINGTLGDCDLEKSIYWDYALTVPLRQIVCIHCHQRPDCGGTLVLVSQDGIQRPPLHFPPGGHLLAFLACLETGLLPRGQLEPPLWSQKGKGKVFPKLKKRSSTARLIDQDRNGEEPTAADYVFRIVYPGYRYDANHGEMLEMQGFGGSPSSWQQAGVPTLESQCQSCSTAGSNVSFDYPAGCTCIHDPLDIHTIPLKMLCQNMKRQIVSRAFYGWLAYCRHLSTVRTHLSALVNHNIVPPDRPCEASGGLSKEVWSKYQKDCKNYKELELLRLVYYGGVQHDIRKEVWPFLLGHYKFGMGKKDMSQIDVKISERYQHVMREWKACEVIVKQREKEMQSAIFAKLSSGSSIDSHVLRLVHRDSTLSNEVFMSVDEPDAGSQETPSGEDSTPTMTTLVPPAALPPEERPLVEFDSPDSGLPSSRNYSVTSAHSQILSSIDDGQSTEEEGGGGEEGRTSGVLGRRQDSLTEDRLCSQLDKLVTNGAAAEAISPSLSSYTIELLDTVALNLHRIDKDVQRCDRNYYYFTTANLEKLRNIMCSYVWEHLEMGYVQGMCDLLAPLMVILDDECLAYSCFTQLMKRMSQNFPNGGAMDTHFANMRSLIQILDSELFELMQQNGDYTHFYFCYRWFLLDFKRELLYEDVFAVWEVIWVAPRISSQHFVLFLALALVTVYREIIVDNNMDFTDIIKFFNEMAERHDVQHILKIARELVHKVQSLMDNK; from the exons CTGCTATTGAGGCCTGCCTGAGTCACTTGCTGAAGAGACGGGCAGCTGGTTTTCTCCGCAGCGACAAGATCGCCGCCCTCTTCACCAAAGTCGGCAAAGTCTACGATACTGCTGGCGAGGTTTGCCGTAAGGTGCAGGAGCAACTCCAGCAGCAGGGTGATCTCACCAG GAGAAGCCAGAGTGTGGGCCATGAACCTCTGAGAAGACAGGGCTCCTCCACAACCAGCCGCCCCCCTCAGCCCCTCTCTGCCCAGGCCATCAAACACATCTGGGTCAGAACGGCTCTTTTTGAGAAAGTTCTGGACAAGATAGTTCAGTACATAGTGGACAACTCCAG TAAATACTATGAGAGGGAAGCTCTGATGCACGACTTAGTCTTCGGGCCCATCTTGGCAGTCCTACTGG TTGGGCCTTGTGCTCTAGAATACACCAAACTGAAGACGTCAGATCATTTCTGGACTGACCCTTCAGCCAACGAGCTAGTTCAGCGCCACCGCATCCACGGGGCCCACCGGGGCCAGGACACATCGGCCGGCCGCCGGCCTGCTCTGGGG ATCCGCAAGAGGCAGTCCAGTGGCAGCATGTCAGATGACAGGTTTGCTGCATCAGCAAGAGAGTATGTGGAGTCTCTTCACCAAAACTCCAGAACGCACCTTCTCTACGGCAAAAACAACGTCCTGGTACAACCG AAGAAGGACATGGAGGTGTTGCGGGGCTACTTCTCACTCCATCAAGCTGGCGATGACCTCACCCTCAAGTGGACACCCAACAAGCTCATCAACGGCACGCTGGGAGACTGTGACCTGGAGAAGAG TATCTACTGGGACTATGCACTGACGGTCCCGCTGCGCCAGATAGTCTGTATCCACTGTCACCAACGGC CTGATTGTGGTGGTACACTGGTTCTGGTTAGTCAGGATGGAATCCAGCGGCCGCCTCTCCACTTCCCCCCTGGTGGTCATCTCCTGGCCTTCCTCGCCTGTCTGGAAACAGGCCTTTTACCGCGGGGTCAGCTGGAGCCCCCCCTCTGGTCCCAGAAAGGCAAG GGGAAAGTGTTCCCTAAACTGAAGAAGAGGAGCAGTACTGCCAGGCTCATCGACCAGGACAGGAACGGTGAGGAGCCCACAGCTGCTGACTACGTGTTTCGCATCGTCTATCCTGGGTACCGCTACGACGCCA ACCACGGGGAGATGTTGGAGATGCAGGGTTTTGGAGGCAGCCCGTCGTCGTGGCAACAGGCCGGAGTACCCACTCTGGAATCACAGTGCCAGTCCTGCTCCACGGCTGGCAGCAACGTGTCGTTCGACTACCCGGCCGGCTGTACCTGCATACACGACCCACTAGACATTCACAC AATTCCTCTTAAGATGCTTTGCCAGAACATGAAGAGGCAGATAGTCTCCAGAGCCTTTTATGGAT GGCTGGCCTACTGTCGACACCTGTCCACTGTGCGGACTCACCTGTCAGCTCTAGTCAACCACAACATCGTCCCTCCAGACAGACCCTGCGAGGCGTCCGGGGGCCTCAGCAAGGAGGTGTGGAGCAAGTACCAGAAAGACTGCAAG aactaTAAGGAGCTGGAGCTGCTAAGGCTGGTTTATTATGGTGGGGTGCAACATGACATAAGGAAGGAGGTCTGGCCTTTCCTGCTGGGGCACTACAAGTTTGGCATGGGCAAAAAGGACATGAGCCAG atTGATGTAAAGATCAGTGAGCGTTACCAGCATGTGATGCGGGAGTGGAAGGCCTGTGAGGTGATTGTCAAGCAGAGGGAAAAGGAGATGCAGTCGGCCATCTTTGCCAAGCTGTCGTCAGGCAGCAGCATCGACAGTCACGTCCTGCGACTCGTTCACAGAGACTCCACACTCAGCAATGAG GTGTTTATGTCTGTGGATGAGCCGGATGCAGGGAGCCAGGAGACCCCCAGTGGAGAGGACAGCACCCCCACCATGACCACCCTGGTTCCCCCTGCAGCCCTCCCCCCAGAGGAGCGACCTCTGGTGGAGTTTGACTCCCCTGACTCGGGTCTCCCTTCCTCCAGAAACTACTCAGTGACCTCTGCTCATTCCCAGATCCTGTCCAGCATAGACGACGGTCAAAGcacagaggaggaaggggggggcGGGGAGGAGGGCAGGACTTCGGGTGTGCTGGGGCGGCGTCAGGACTCTCTCACTGAGGACCGGCTGTGCAGTCAGCTGGACAAACTGGTGACCAATGGAGCAGCTGCGGAGGCGATATCCCCTTCACTCTCCTCATATACG ATCGAGCTGTTGGACACAGTCGCCCTCAACCTCCACAGGATAGACAAAGATGTGCAGCGCTGCGACCGCAACTACTATTACTTCACCACAGCCAACCTGGAGAAACTACGCAACATCATGTGCAG CTATGTGTGGGAGCATTTAGAGATGGGCTACGTTCAGGGCATGTGTGACCTGCTCGCACCGCTCATGGTCATCCTGGATGATG agtgCCTGGCGTACAGTTGTTTCACTCAGCTAATGAAGAGGATGAGTCAGAACTTCCCTAATGGCGGAGCCATGGACACACACTTCGCCAACATGAGGTCACTGATCCAG ATCCTGGACTCTGAGCTGTTTGAACTGATGCAGCAGAATGGAGATTACACTCACTTCTACTTCTGTTACCGTTGGTTCCTGCTGGACTTCAAGAGAG agctcTTGTACGAGGATGTGTTTGCCGTGTGGGAGGTGATCTGGGTGGCTCCCAGGATTTCCTCGCAGCACTTTGTCCTCTTCCTGGCCTTGGCCCTGGTCACAGTCTACCGTGAGATCATCGTGGACAACAACATGGACTTCACTGACATCATTAAGTTCTTCAATG AGATGGCTGAGCGTCATGATGTCCAACATATCTTGAAAATAGCACGTGAGCTGGTGCACAAAGTTCAGTCTCTGATGGACAACAAGTGA